In the Ranitomeya imitator isolate aRanImi1 chromosome 2, aRanImi1.pri, whole genome shotgun sequence genome, TGGGATATATTTAGGTGTGTCTGTTAGTCAGGATGCCAAAGCCAGCCGGGAGGTAGAGGAGCGGTGCACTGCTGTCTAGCAACgggagaataaccctttaatcacTACATATAATGAAAGTATGCAATGATGGAATGCACTTTGCAATACAGTTTgtaattaaagagaacctgacggGTGATTCATGCTGCAGGAGTCCAGCTCCGTCATTTCATCCAAGTGTGCTCTACTATGAAACAATTCAGCAGTTTACAGATAACGTATATTTAAAATCCAGCAGGGGACCATGCGTCCGTGTTGACTTGTCCCCAGTGGCGTCTCCCGATCTTGCTCCCCTTGAATGACAGATCTTTTTACGTGTGTGTGTGggaagagacctgtcactcaaagaGAGCAGGAACTAGTCACCAGGGATCGGCCTCTTGAACTAGTCACCAGGGAtcggcctcttggactagtcaccaGGGAtcggcctcttggactagtcaccgGGGAtcggcctcttggactagtcaccgGGGATCGGCCTCTTGAGCTAGCCACCGGGCATCGGCCTCTTGAACTAGTCACCAGGGAtcggcctcttggactagtcaccaGGGAtcggcctcttggactagtcaccgGGGATCGGCCTCTTGAGCTAGCCACCGGGCATCGGCCTCTTGAACTAGTCACCAGGGAtcggcctcttggactagtcaccaGGGATCGGCCTCTTGAACTAGTCACCAGGGAtcggcctcttggactagtcaccaGGGATCGGCCTCTTGAACTAGCCACCGGGCATCGGCCTCTTGAACTAGTCACCAGGGATCGGCCTCTTGAACTAGCCACCGGGGATAGGCCTCTTGAACTAGTAACCAGGGAtcagcctcttggactagtcacccGAATCGCGTGGTCGCCACGCGGCATCCAAATGTTATCTGTAAAATGTCAGCGTTAAATCTACACTTTGACATGGCGGATTAAAGCTGCTTGTACTTGGGACAGCATGTCCGGTTCACTTTAACATCTGTTTCTtatcagtgaatggaaacattcttGTTTAGGCTCATAGTCTAAAAACTTACGAATAATCATTAGTTGAAAGACTTGTGTTGAGAGTCTACAAAGAATTGTGCCCAAAGGTATAACATATAAAAAAGGTTAAAGTCTTATTGTGTCTACAGATATACTGATTTTCTAGGAGAGTTTGGGGCATTGGTCATGTTGTTGTTGACTGCTACATTGATTAAACCTTGTCTACATGTGTTTTCCGCTCCAGGCTCAGCTGTCATTGGAGCTGCAGCGGGAGAGTCATATAAAGCAACAGCTCTTAATTCAGGAAAGATTGAAAAGAGCCAAACGAGAAGACAAACTCCGTGCTCAACAAAAAGCAATAGCCGCGGAAAAGGAGTATTTAGCGCATCTCCACACGTCATGCAGATCATCTGCAGATGATATTGACAGCCAAAATGCACTCGTTTCTGCAGGCCAGAAAACCAGATCTAACCCAGGGAAGTCTGTACAGGAAATCCACAGTGTCCTTGACCGAGAACCAGACTCGCTACTCTATCTGCTGCAGAAGAGGAAGGAACCACTGGAACCTTTCAAGGCAAATCGAGTCCCTAAAGATGACAAAACTAAACTGGAGGAGCAGGCCACCAAGATTAAAGAGCTGAACCTATTGGTGGACACCCTCCTGGCCGAAAATGAGAAACTGAAAAAAGAGAATCGAAAGCTTCGGGCAGAGGTGGCGAGACTGCAGCAGAATCCAGAGAAGGAGTTGGACATGGACACCGATTTTGTGGAGAAGTCTGAACTGTGGAGTCTACAGCAACCAACTCCAAGTTCTCCAAACCCCTCGTCTACATGGCAGAATTTTGTAGCAAATACTGGGAAGGTGAAGGACATTCCTATACCTAATCTTCCTCCTCTAGACATTCCTTTACCAGATCTTCCTCCCCTTGAGCTCCCAGAAGATATACAATCGCAAATCACAGAGTTTAAAGGACTTATGGACAGCTAGGGACGTGACTTACTAAATCTGAGGACAATCACGGGGAAGACCATCTTGGAAGCAATATCGGAAGGGCTTCTGCGCCTTTGCCAGAGTTTACCATAGAAAGGGAGGAACTTTAGTACATCGGAAGGCAAGTCACTGTGAAATATAAAATCCGAGGTCCTAGGTGGAACAGATGGAAAAAGAAATCATGCAGGAGCGTTAAAAGCGAGCTCGTGAAACAATACTAGTTTTCTTGTTTTTAATCCAAACCAAATGACTGGAGTAACTTTTTAAAGAAACTTTTCAGAAAGTGATATATGATATATGTTATATAtgtgtcagtatatatatatatatatatatatatatatatatatatatatatatatatatatatatatagttatatatgggATTCTATAACGAGGATGCAGGACATCTATCTGTGATAGCAGAACCTCTGTATTCTCCGCACACGCATGCGGTCAGAGTGGACACATTTTGGGATGCACAGATTTTGTAAACTCGGAAATCACGTGTGTACAGCGGACATACAACTGCTCGTGCCACACTGCACTCCTAGATCTTAACCTCAAACCAACGATGACACATGtagatcattttttttcttttctggaaCCAAATTACATGATATTTCTAAATAATCAGTttacaaaattgcaaaaaaaaaaaatcggggtgCATTGTAACGTTGCTGTATATTATAGTATGTGGTTATGCATTGTTCACAAATACTTGCTGAAAAGATGTCAGTATCTCGATATAACAGTGCATGGGCGCAAGATATGCCGAATGGCAGTATTTGATTGACTATAATAAAGAGTGTTTATATCTGGAGTGTCTGTGGATTCTGTGGGGAAAGTGGAGATTTCTGGAGGGGAATTACTTCCTTTTTCAGTAACTTGTAGCTGACAACAAGAAGATGCCAACCTGAGTGCCAGGTAATCGGGTGGGTAGCTTAAAAGAAATCTTGTGGAGAAGATTGAATTAGCAGATGTTATTTCCTTTCCGGGTGGGTTCATCTCGCATTGCTTGCTCCATTGATCACTTCATGACAGGGGCCAAAAAATGGTATTCAGTATGTTGCCCCGAAAATATGAAATGTTGGACTCTGGTCTTTCTGGAGTTTCCATCTTCTAATATTCTGTCTGCCAGAAAGGAGATCTGACGGAGTCCACAAATTTAGATTTTAAACTCCTTTTGCCTCATTCAAGTGGACAGATACATTGCAAACACCCTCTTGGTAATGACTGTAAAAAGTAACGCTAATACAAAAGGCCTGTATATCTGGATCCGCAtggcggattaaaaaaaaaaaaaccataccctGGAGCAGTGGGAATACGATAAGAACAAAAATTTCTGACTCTTCCTCTTTAAGGCCATATACAGACGCATGCTAATTGACAATATACCATGCAGCTAGTATAGGAAATACATAATTGTACCACTTTAATGATTAatctttagtgatgagcaaacttgCTCGGATAAGTCGTTATCGCAGCACGCTCGGGTGGTAACTGAATGTTTTTGGCGTTCTCAAAAAATGTGTTTGATtcctcgcagctgcatgtctcgtggctgtttgacagctgcaatacatgcagggattacctgttaggCAAACCCTGTACTTGTTGCTGctgtcgaacatattttttgagcacatggaagaTAGCTGGTTGGCACCTGAGCATGGtctgataacaccttattcgagcacgtTCACTTATTTTTAATCTTATTTTATAGTTCTTTGCCATTAAAGTGATTGGATTTATCACTGTCACTAAACATAGCGCCCAAAGTGAGCACATATGGCAGCCAGTGGCAGGGGACACTTTACAGTACAATGGGGACTTTTGCTACAGCAATGatgtagaacaggggtgtcaaactgcattcctcgagggctgcaaacaggtcatgttttcaggatttccttgtactgcacaggtgataatttaatcaccaactcattatttgtgtaggtgattaaattatcacctgtgcagtacaaggaaatcctgaaaacatgacctgtttgcagctctcgaggaatgcagtttgacacccctgatgtagaatACACAATGTATATATTGTAGTATTGCACATTTTTTACATTGAACTACAAATGAAAATTTTGTTGGATATTTAGGCACCAAAGTGTTTTGGTCGTGAGTTAGGTAATAGTCCAGATACTTTGTGCCCCCAGTAGATAAGCGTTGCCTCACTGCCTATCAATAGAAAGCTAAACACTCACCACCACAGATCTTCATAAggagagatgcatgtccctaaaatTTACCTTCAGTATTACGTACGTCTTGCACAAAGCTCTCATCGTGGTCACAACCTCCAGAACCATCTTCATGTCCCAGTACAAACACTAATGATGCCTTTAAGTTCTAAAAAAATTAACCCGTCTCTTTACAACTTGGTCAGATCTTTGGAGTTTGTACATGGAGAGCTTGATGGGAGGGGAGCTAGCTTTCtcggctctgcttcattctaaatctagagTCTCTAATTGTGtctgaactgctgcacccagtaatctaagtcatgcatcgttggattcagcttctcttttccTATGTTATGCTGCTCACAGATAAGGTAGGAAAAAcctgctgagagattccctttaagactatgtgcacacgttgcagatttgactgtggaattttctgtgcagattctgaatttcttggcagaaaatgcaggtcagagTCTGCTCctctttttggtatgtgcacacattgcagatttttgtgcgtatttcttccttttttttacccctgcagatttctattatggaatgggtgcagaaacgtagcagatctgcaaaaagaattgacatggtcctttttgaatctgctgcgttttctgtgcagatttttccgcaccattagcacagcatttttttttgccattgatttactgtacattgtactgtaaatcacttgcagaactgcagcatttctgcgcggaaaagaaagctgcagatctgcaggaaatctgcaacgtgtgcacatagcctaaaggtttaaATTGATGGATCTGCTGCAATTTTTTGGACAGCACACTAGATTGTGCACTGGGTCTATCTGGCTATATATAGTAGAATACGGCACTCCTATATGAAGGGCGCAGCTGCACCAATAGGATCCCAATCTGTAAAACCAAATCGTAAAGCGAATCCGGCATTCAAAGTGAGTATGGTGaatgctaaggctaggttcccattgcgttaatgggaccgcgctaacggacagcgttgcacggcgaaattaacgccgtgcaacgcgtccgttagcgcacccattaaccgcaatggggacgcgcatcactagcgatgtgccggtgttttgaggcgcgcccgcggtccgttccccgctctcgcagatcggagatctgtgagagcggggtcgtttaacgcgacccctttacaacacattgcattagcgcaatccgctagcgctaggcgctaaacggattgcactaacgcaatctgaacctagcctaattgtaATTCAGTGGTCCACCAAATGATCTATGTACAAGTGTGACGTTTCGATCATGAGACCTTTATCAAACGAACGCATCTAAGGGCCTGAAGAGGGAAATGAGGGCTGCGCTGTGTGATGTGCCATTTCCGCGGTTGCACTTAGATGTGACTTTGGTAAAGGTCATACGACCGAGACGTCACATTTGAAAATTCCTCATTTAGTGGACCACTGAATTGTTCATCTTCTCTTTACTGTTTTGGTCTCTAGTGCAGTGACGGCTCGTTGGTTCGTCTTTTCTAATTGTAGTGCTCGTTATCGTCACACGATATTACAGGGACTCTTCTGGTTCTGGAGAATGAACATTTAACCTGCTCCGTCTATCGTGTCCTCACTGGCCCCCTGGCATTACTAACGGGTCACTCGTCAGCTGGTCTATCTAGCAAGTGACATTATCAGCTGTGACATTTGTGGACAAGAAATCCCTCTTCTGCAGTCTTGGGAACGTCTCGGCTCCAAGTGCAAACCTTGACAAGCTGAGTGCTGACCGTAATAATTTATTATGGCTGTGTTATTATATAAGTTCAATGAATGACTGTAAACTAAGGCTGGGTTTAAACCACACCTGGATCCCCCGTTCAGCTAACCATAGGGGTCTTCCTTCTGAAACCCCCAAAACATTTCCCACCAAATGGAGCCCCTTCATTGAGACAAACTGACCTAGTCTAATCGACTTTCCATATTATTACATTATTGCGTCTGGCTAAAAACACTGAATCCGACCAATGTGTTGTCTGCTCAGGAATAATATGTGATATCTCTGCCGGTTTGGCATTTGCGTGGCCTCCCATTAATCCTTTTCTCGATCCTTACAATTATTGCTGCTGGCGCagttacatatatactgtatgggtgGCGCATTTTAACAATTTAGTTtgtgctgacatctagtggtgacatGCAGTATTACCACCTCTTTGATTATTTTTACAAATCCATCACACAAAAGGAAAAATATGTCGGCTACATATGGGGAAGCATATATCTTTTTCTAGTTGTCTAGTCTTTTAATGTCTAAAAGCAATGTTCTATATTGCAAAGCCACCGAGACTTTTATGCAATTTTTCAGCTTGTAATGTTTTACCAGATAAGTACAATACAGTTGATCAGTTCCACAGTATATGctgtttatttttcaattttttatatttatttttttaaagctatACATCTTCTAAGACTCTGAAGTCTTGTTTGTAACAAGTAAGGGTATTACGGTGTAACTATAGAGAGAGCAACGGTGGTAGTCATACCCTGGCCTGAAGCCTGGCGAGGTCCAAAAGGTCCCTGTGGCCCATATCAGAAGGCCAATACTATTATAGAAGGGTGATAATTGGGGACCTTGTTGGAGAATTTCTCCCGGGGGGCCACGAGCTGTAAGTTACGCCATTAGACAAAGAAGTTTTAATAAATAGAATGTAATtggcaggagaaaaaaaaatcttgctAATGTACATTGGCCCCAATTAATGAAGATCGGTGGTTTATACGCCGGTCTTGCTGACGGGCcatgctggagtcagacgctccagATTCATTAATAGGCGCACCCCTCCTATTGATCCGGGAGTGTCGGAAAGGTAACGTGTTACTCGCCACAAATCTTAGTAGATGAGGGCTATAAAGAACATGTGCTCCTGTAGAtgccaagtgctgcatcaagtgcactctgctcctcttccaccacattaaaggcaacctgtcacctgaatttggcgggaccggtttttggtcatatgggtggagttttcaggtgtttgattcaccctttccttacccgctgactgcatgctggccgcaatattggattgaagttcattctctgtcctccgtagtacatgcctgcacaaggcaatctccttcaccgtggcaagtgttgtcacacaggtctccggctgaagaatctccacttgtttacccctacagttggggtgactgagagcctgtcagctgatacggaattggacatgcctgctgtttttgactgatctcacaTACCAAGCTCAGCCCATCTTTCttaatccaccgtaacatctccgcctgcacctctccagcagcttgtcgtgttcaccctactccaccctgtgtcagcacaaCAGCAAACTctcgtttgtgcagttgtgctcacgtaaaagattctttcctcctacgcatggcaaagctaacagcttgaacttcaccatcttcaatctactaataataatctttatatatatcGCAAACAAATTCCGCATAGCTTTATAAGTCAGCAGttaatttaaaaagtcaaatgttaaagtttaagataatcaaacaaagcaaaaataatgacgaccctcttcggaacttacaatctacaatgaggtgggggtgacaccaattacaggtgcgtatttacaatgatggtacaaccatcttgaggaaatggggggtagataaaggctgcatgagttcgaTGGCGAGTTATGTTCACAGAAGTAGAGaataagattatatatatatatatatataaacaacactcctaatgtgaacacgtgcaagctgcaatatagataaaaaagaacacagcttgcacgtgttcacattaggagtgctggttgtttttttttttttctctatttagtttttggatgttggctgcatccagactgatcttgcactcctcccactgaccttgcaggtggtggtaatcaactTTACCTGCTCAtatattgtaggtttagcccagagtgacatgttttgtccatagttgtaggcttgtggcccaaaagtggcatgtgtggtagagtaggacccatcagaaggagatcaccttgccatggttgatgggcacacatgaattggccaatttatgttctaagaatcttcatttcatctattactgtaagttttatgaaaaaaaaatttttgtgaaacaatttgaaaaaaatacttttgagaagcataattcatattgaatatttgtgttttcacatgacctgattcatgtacatgtgctgctgtgtttatatatatatatatatatatatatatatatatataaaatacacacactctgctcaaaaaaataaagggaacactaaaataccacatcctagatatcactgaaatatttcagttgcaagtcCTTAttgattacatagtggaatgtgttgagaacaataaaacataaaaatgatcaatgtaaatcaaaatgaatatcccatggaggtctggagttggaatgatactcaaaatcaaagtggaaaatcaaagtacaggctgatccaacttcagtggaaatgcctcaagacaaggaaatgatgctcagtagtgtttgtggcctccacgtgcctgtatgacctccttacaacgcctgggcatgatcctgatgaggcggcggatggtctcctgagggatctcttcccagacctggactaaagcatccgccaactcctggaagtctgtggtgcaacgtgatgttggtggatgatgcgagacatgatgtcccagatgtgttcaatcggattcaggtctggggcatgggcaggccagtccaatgccttcatcttgcaggaactgctgacacacgccAGCCACACGAGGtggctaaccgtttgtgcagacacatgcacatttgtggcctgctggaggtcattttgcagggctctggcagtgctcctcctgttcctccttgcacaaaggctgaggtagtgatcctgctgctgggttgttgccctcctacagccccctccacgtttcctggtcgtgcctccagcctctggacactacgctgatagacacagcaaaccttttcacagctcacattgatgtgccatcttggatgagctgcactacctgagccacttgtgtgggttgtagagtccatctcatgctaccacaagtgtgaaagcacaaccaacattcaaaagtgaccaaaacatcagccagaaagcattggtactgagatgtggtctgtggcccccacctgcagaaccactcctttgagtgtgtcttgataattgccaaacatttccatctgttgtctattctatttgcacaacagcatgtgaaatcgattgtcaaacagtgttgcttcctaagtggacagtttgatttcacagaagtttgatttacttggagttatattctgttgtttaagtgttctcaaTCCCCAAGGTTTGCAGGGCAAGTGGGGATTGAGAACTAAACTACTACATGCAATAAGGtggataactaaactaatagacaacgggttggagaactaaactactaaacagctatgatgGAAGAACAAACAACAAATACATACCAGAGCATGGGGAACTTAAGCATTTGACAGCATAtcttggaatccccagggcttgcgGAATAATCCTCTGTATCTAActccagtgcttctgcctcctccacttcCTCTAGGGCTTCCACCTACACCCTCAACCACTGCCTTAAAGAGACATACGTTCCAACACTGCACAGAGAATCCCCTCCCACGTTCATACTGTGCAGGCATGGCTCACCATAATCAGCCAGTGTttacattaatatgccttggagatcgcagacaTACaaatcaagagttgtggacagctatccatacCGAGTTTGAGCAATGGATATCTACACTCAACCTGAAGCCAAGGAAGGTCGTGTGCGATAAAGGTGCAAACCTGGCAGCGGCCCTATGCCGGGCCAACCTCACACAAGTGCCTTGCATGGCTCgtgtcctcaacctgatggtacagcaatttctcagtcactgtcccagcctggatgtgctgctgcagaaaccactgtcgtgtgctcacttccaccatttcacttaagttggtatagagatctttcggactatcggttaaccggttgatatgcaatgtgaccacaccatggaattcaactctgcatatgttgcagcagCACCAAGACCTTGTGCAGTATGACATTTTGCATAGTCTAGCACAATGCAGTACGGACGTGATGCAATTCACACTTGCGGAGTGGACACAGATGACGGACCTCTACactttttgaaatggctactaagatggtttgtgctaacgatgccatcatcagcatcactattacgatcatctacatgctggagcacactttaaatagtctgAGTGAGGAGGTGGTTGTGGTCCcgggggaagaggaggaagcaggggaggatacctttagggttaacaatatctaAGTTCAGGTCTGTTGTCTCACAAGTAGTTGCCATGtaaggaacaaatggagaaggaccaggaaaaagaagagatgacGGAAgcgcaacagttaggagatgaagatgATAATGATTCCCTCTGTGTTGTCCGTGGTTGTCAGGAGGGaatggaggaagaaagcttgagtgttattatggcgctatataagtgataaaaaaatgtagaaattgatgctcagccacactaaggtggcacaaatatcagttccaTAGAGTAATACTGTCAGAAAAACCTAAGGATAGCAACACtggtagttgactcaaagagagTGGAGGACTGCCGggattggaggcctactgctacaggcaacacacatgaaggagacacaaccagtagtctacacatttccaaaaattagtagcAAACGCCAACAACGTgaaatcaatttcaccacagtagaaatagtataatagggaccgatgagtcttccactacacccaagccAGCAGAAGTACCAAGCAGGACtgctcacatttccacaaattagtgttaacatctgcagcagcaacagcaggcacagaagccccactaaagatatcacagactgcaattatgcgagaacaatgcagcacactaaatgcTACATATCCATCAACAGAAGTTGTTAgaggtctttggataggacatcacattgttggttcactagtgctttcacaaacattaccatctaccccacatacaccttgaacaccaagcctgatcccccccttccaccacgacctcactttttcccagtcatgttgctcagatagtgtgctaggagcACAGTATTGGCAattaaaaattagattttaaactctgcaccacctctgcacacagctgaatttcagcagcactAAATGAGAAGGTAAAATGTGGTATGCTGAATTGCATTAGCCACAGattaaagaattgtttcagtgtggacgATGCCTGTATAAGAGATTATATGCTCCAATTTAAAaaggagatctcccctactgtatgatgttagtaacagaataattgtTTCAATGTGGATGAGGGTTGTATGACAAAGACGATATGCTCCAAACAACTTCAAACTAAGaactcccctactgtatgatgctaGTAACAGAAGGCTTTTTTGGGGGTGTTGACGCCTGTATAACATAGACAAGATGCTCCAATTTCAaaatgagatgtcccctactgtatcacgttagtaataaaaaaaaagtttttagtgTGGATGGGGCCCGTATCATCCAGAACATAGGCTCAAAACTATTTCAAACTCTGATCTTGGCTGCTGtttcacatttgtaaaaaaaataaataataatacttaatttgcaacagctctgcacacagaacaatttcaaagccactaaggctactttcacactagcgtcgttcgatgcacgtcacaatgcgttgttttgaagaaaaaacgcatcctgcaaagttgcctgtaggatgttttttttccatagactttcattagcgacgcattgcgatggattgccacacgttgcatccgtcgtgcgacgtgtttttgcagtccgtcgggacaaaaaaaaacacgttgcttgcaacgttttttttatCCGTCGggtccactttttccgaccgcgcatgcgcggccggaactccaccccctcctccccagaccttacaatggggtagtggatgcgttgtaaaactgcatcctctgcccccgttgtgattttacttcacagcatgcatcggtacgtcggcccgacgcactgcgacgggcccgtaccgacgctagtgtgaaagtagcctaaatgacagggtgggatatggcaggctgtatcacgtttagcaataaaatattttattttttaatgtgcatgagctctgcagatagcttcatatcaccgccacaaaattacaaagCGGGATATGGCAGggtgtatcacgtttagcaacagaaaaaatatttttttt is a window encoding:
- the NRBF2 gene encoding nuclear receptor-binding factor 2 isoform X1, which produces MEVMESPLNLAHQQSRKADRFLATGKYEEAIACHRKAAAYLLEAKLLTQSEQAQLSLELQRESHIKQQLLIQERLKRAKREDKLRAQQKAIAAEKEYLAHLHTSCRSSADDIDSQNALVSAGQKTRSNPGKSVQEIHSVLDREPDSLLYLLQKRKEPLEPFKANRVPKDDKTKLEEQATKIKELNLLVDTLLAENEKLKKENRKLRAEVARLQQNPEKELDMDTDFVEKSELWSLQQPTPSSPNPSSTWQNFVANTGKVKDIPIPNLPPLDIPLPDLPPLELPEDIQSQITEFKGLMDS
- the NRBF2 gene encoding nuclear receptor-binding factor 2 isoform X2 — encoded protein: MSGTSVIPAYLLEAKLLTQSEQAQLSLELQRESHIKQQLLIQERLKRAKREDKLRAQQKAIAAEKEYLAHLHTSCRSSADDIDSQNALVSAGQKTRSNPGKSVQEIHSVLDREPDSLLYLLQKRKEPLEPFKANRVPKDDKTKLEEQATKIKELNLLVDTLLAENEKLKKENRKLRAEVARLQQNPEKELDMDTDFVEKSELWSLQQPTPSSPNPSSTWQNFVANTGKVKDIPIPNLPPLDIPLPDLPPLELPEDIQSQITEFKGLMDS